A region of Anolis sagrei isolate rAnoSag1 chromosome 2, rAnoSag1.mat, whole genome shotgun sequence DNA encodes the following proteins:
- the LOC132765778 gene encoding RIMS-binding protein 2-like, whose protein sequence is MTKDGPSVRGGEAPTPEASPSLSHRRAGGGNGGAGGGPPPPPPPRAPSSALAHEDHRRELEALRAELEAERLRSQEARRHFALEARELREAAEKERQLLADQLRSKWEQQRARELHQLKEAGLREREAEIRQLLRWKEAELRQAQELLQRERDAAMRQARDLQRQLAEELVGRCKGQGQGLSGESRAKLQEVLGKLRWEVDGEQAVRIRHLKAELELERSLFLKYILQRFEGEQPTLGFPQRGPSDPPKVTKSGPHTLSSLLAACQASKSCSLESDLNLSRESPQRQGRSSCTCSKSRCSQEQQQQTPENALRKQKAMEDKSHFPKEQQTFKNILGKEVPMEEKSHIFVEQEVPKQTLGKEVPMGNNSHFSQEQQTFKNILGKEVPTEEKFHSLVEQEVPKQTSEKEVPMENSKYFSQEQHKAPHITLGEEISMGNAAQREDGEEVPPEENKASAVMSVATEGQEEPREPQVHNWLSRNSYDELAKQNAEFLKALADLEQRCTNLKSENALLRENSFPEMQEKVTRLKKKNTELIGIAKRLEERAKRLQESSLKVSSSHIPVALSRSDMELYKTSFARQRAKDRIEQASLLLAKNQELEALQRECWDLHSKLSGGKETQHLLNNCDFERLLRESQKEVLRLQRQIMLKNLRESLERSKINSYSEPSPVSMQETSPDTPLENTSLPKETLNILVDNVDLESPPAGNGIKNEGKSLLEIDSDTENRIQALKEKLSEKSKQCENLECEIETKQKQCDELERQLKEVLQENTRVSEENSHLHQKNEVTEKRENENTELNRKLVEATDARNSAVQLTKGLESKVENLEQIISHLKEIVERRQQLVSEHEETLLVLQTKEEEIRQLQQTQEKTRRENDKTVEELEARVKELECFNLQSQGFGPLQEKISGILEVESSHATYTTTSIVSPSKGNQDTRRSFHSGGKRKNCDKSPASRECRALLQQAEELETHSSASGSDSIHNRSQSCPYPKEDTTEETPELESDKISISLDLENPGLSKLRVFLARYSYDPFDGPNKNPETELPLTAGEYVYVCGEMDEDGFYEGELMDGRRGMIPSNLVEEVSGNELISFLPLEEPRDMSFYCYHEVGCPYRNASSEEGNDNPEEDLCINLLTNEFGGEMGDDQEVVPYPRNLTLIRQFAKSVIIGWDPPQVADNWGKVHSYNIYVNTDLCCNVKHSNQMKAVIENLDLKSRSYRISVQSVTDKGHSDKLQCTFLVGHGFHIAPTLLELRSVTATSAEITWLPRSSNYTHTVYLNEEEYDVTEKGVYWYTFRNLKPNTQYNIKVETRAPFEEFPQGHLERISRAITITTLLVGLPNPPLDVQVHPNSSSEFLIISWLPVTIDTAGSSNGVKVTGYAVYINGWKVTEVMSPTAGRVSLEASQLRMFHGPCKVFVKTLSPYGESVGSVPALIPATILSTPPSSLPTPVLCNQAAESDDGSVATGRNASPSLHSHPSISNAESNFTIHFTSNCQESGTSTPGDIPQNQESSPTWETLPKARHNDNVFSNLSPSVWKQSSECVFPASSCAESANYTQTESQVFPEGSQKKRSKKYFLSQKSPKFKSKKVDVHAVTQPVNISKDSFSQHYAEHSGASFWSPKSSVSSIEFAPPKGSRSRRAGPNNISLEEELDGFLEKTRSQQMSQLCKAFMEGAQAEAEQISRPGSWRSPLGHHNSNSDSSDSEEEGEYRIHFACPQTAGVQRRPMSSPELAETEMITCQIVPSLPNPSPQGNVVLGRILNEDSERLFVALFDYDPLTMSPNSEADGEELSFKEGQILKVFGDKDGKGYYRGECQEKQGYIPCHMVSEIYIESKEVKEHLLKKSYITEEDL, encoded by the coding sequence ATGACCAAAGATGGTCCTTCAGTCAGAGGTGGCGAGGCACCAACGCCTGAGGCCTCGCCCAGCCTCTCCCATCGCAGAGCAGGAGGAGGTAATGGAGGGGCAGGAGGTGgccctccaccacctcctccacctcggGCCCCATCCTCAGCCCTTGCCCACGAAGACCACCGCCGGGAGCTGGAGGCACTGCGGGCGGAGCTGGAGGCTGAGCGTCTCCGCTCCCAGGAAGCCCGGCGCCACTTCGCCCTGGAGGCCCGAGAGCTGCGAGAGGCAGCGGAGAAGGAGCGGCAACTGCTAGCCGACCAGCTCCGCTCCAAGTGGGAGCAACAACGGGCCCGTGAACTCCACCAGCTGAAAGAAGCCGGGCTACGGGAGCGCGAGGCTGAGATCCGGCAGCTGCTCCGCTGGAAGGAAGCCGAGCTGCGCCAAGCCCAGGAGCTGCTACAGCGGGAGCGTGATGCTGCCATGCGCCAGGCACGAGACCTCCAGCGCCAGCTGGCTGAAGAGCTGGTGGGCCGCTGCAAAGGCCAAGGCCAGGGCCTGAGTGGAGAAAGCCGTGCCAAGCTGCAGGAAGTACTGGGCAAGCTCCGCTGGGAGGTCGACGGAGAGCAGGCCGTCCGCATTCGCCACCTCAAGGCCGAGCTGGAGCTTGAGCGGAGCCTGTTCCTCAAGTACATCCTCCAGCGCTTTGAGGGGGAGCAGCCCACCCTGGGCTTCCCACAGAGGGGCCCCTCCGACCCCCCTAAGGTCACCAAGAGCGGGCCTCACACCCTAAGCAGCCTCTTGGCCGCCTGCCAAGCCTCCAAGTCATGTTCGTTGGAGAGTGACTTGAACCTCTCCCGTGAGTCTCCACAAAGGCAAGGACGGAGCTCATGCACATGCAGCAAGAGCCGCTGCTCCCAGGAGCAGCAACAGCAGACACCTGAAAATGCTTTGAGAAAGCAGAAGGCCATGGAGGACAAGAGCCACTTCCCAAAGGAACAACAGACGTTCAAAAATATATTGGGAAAGGAGGTTCCCATGGAAGAGAAGTCTCACATTTTCGTGGAGCAAGAGGTACCCAAACAAACTTTGGGAAAGGAGGTGCCCATGGGGAACAACAGCCACTTCTCCCAGGAACAACAGACGTTCAAAAATATATTGGGAAAGGAGGTTCCCACGGAGGAGAAGTTCCACAGTTTAGTGGAACAAGAGGTACCCAAACAAACTTCAGAAAAAGAGGTGCCCATGGAGAACAGCAAGTACTTCTCCCAGGAACAACATAAGGCACCTCACATTACTTTAGGAGAGGAGATATCTATGGGGAATGCGGCCCAGCGAGAGGATGGTGAGGAGGTTCCTCCAGAAGAGAACAAAGCTAGTGCCGTAATGTCTGTGGCAACTGAAGGGCAGGAGGAGCCCCGAGAGCCGCAGGTGCACAACTGGCTGTCCAGGAATAGTTATGATGAGCTGGCGAAGCAGAATGCAGAGTTTTTGAAAGCTCTGGCAGATCTGGAGCAAAGATGCACCAACCTCAAGAGCGAGAATGCCTTGCTGAGGGAGAACAGCTTCCCAGAGATGCAAGAGAAAGTCACGCGGCTCAAGAAGAAGAATACCGAGCTGATAGGAATTGCTAAGAGGCTGGAAGAAAGAGCCAAACGGCTCCAAGAATCCAGCCTCAAAGTGAGCAGCAGCCACATCCCAGTGGCCCTGAGTCGCTCAGATATGGAATTGTACAAAACATCGTTTGCTCGGCAAAGGGCCAAAGACCGGATTGAACAAGCCAGTCTCCTCCTGGCTAAAAATCAAGAGTTAGAAGCCTTACAGAGGGAATGTTGGGATCTTCATTCCAAGCTATCTGGAGGCAAAGAGACCCAGCATTTGCTTAACAATTGTGATTTTGAGCGCTTGCTGCGAGAATCCCAGAAAGAAGTTCTGCGATTACAGCGACAGATTATGCTCAAGAACCTGAGGGAATCTCTCGAGCGCTCCAAAATAAATTCATATTCTGAACCTTCACCTGTGAGTATGCAGGAAACCTCACCAGATACACCTTTGGAGAACACATCTTTGCCAAAAGAGACACTAAACATATTGGTTGACAATGTAGATTTGGAATCACCACCAGCTGGAAATGGCATCAAGAACGAAGGCAAGAGCCTTTTGGAAATAGATTCAGATACTGAAAATCGCATACAAGCATTGAAGGAGAAGCTTTCTGAGAAAAGCAAGCAATGTGAAAACCTTGAATGTGAAATAGAGACCAAACAAAAGCAATGTGATGAATTGGAAAGACAGCTCAAAGAGGTATTACAGGAAAACACCAGGGTCAGTGAGGAAAACTCCCACCTCCATCAGAAGAATGAAGTGACAGAGAAACGTGAGAATGAAAACACTGAGCTCAATAGGAAACTCGTGGAGGCAACGGATGCTCGCAATTCTGCCGTGCAATTGACGAAGGGCCTTGAGAGCAAAGTGGAGAATTTGGAACAAATAATTAGCCATTTGAAAGAGATCGTGGAAAGACGGCAACAGCTAGTATCCGAGCACGAGGAAACCCTGTTAGTGCTGCAgaccaaagaagaagaaatacgACAACTCCAGCAAACCCAGGAAAAAACAAGAAGAGAAAACGACAAAACAGTTGAAGAGCTTGAAGCTCGAGTGAAAGAGTTAGAATGCTTTAACCTTCAGTCTCAAGGATTTGGGCCATTACAAGAGAAGATATCTGGAATCTTGGAAGTGGAATCATCCCATGCGACATACACAACCACATCCATCGTCTCCCCCTCAAAAGGGAATCAAGACACCCGTCGCAGTTTTCACAGTGGTGGAAAAAGGAAGAACTGTGATAAAAGCCCTGCGTCTCGAGAGTGTCGTGCTTTGCTCCAACAAGCTGAAGAACTAGAGACTCACTCGAGTGCCTCTGGATCGGATTCCATCCACAACCGCTCTCAGTCTTGTCCTTATCCAAAAGAAGATACGACAGAGGAAACACCAGAACTGGAAAGCGATAAAATATCCATAAGTCTTGACTTAGAAAATCCAGGTCTTTCCAAACTTCGCGTCTTTCTGGCACGCTACAGCTACGATCCCTTCGATGGCCCTAATAAAAACCCCGAGACAGAGCTTCCACTCACAGCTGGAGAGTATGTTTACGTCTGTGGGGAAATGGACGAAGATGGCTTCTACGAAGGGGagttgatggatggaaggagagggaTGATACCTTCCAACCTGGTAGAAGAAGTTTCAGGGAATGAGCTCATCAGTTTCCTTCCTTTGGAGGAGCCAAGGGACATGTCTTTCTATTGCTACCATGAAGTAGGGTGCCCATACCGAAATGCGAGCAGCGAGGAAGGGAACGACAACCCCGAGGAAGATTTGTGCATTAATCTCTTGACAAATGAATTCGGAGGAGAAATGGGCGATGACCAAGAGGTAGTTCCTTATCCCCGGAATCTGACGCTTATCAGACAGTTTGCCAAATCTGTCATCATCGGCTGGGATCCACCACAGGTAGCAGATAACTGGGGGAAAGTACATAGCTATAATATTTACGTCAACACAGATTTATGTTGTAATGTCAAGCACAGCAACCAGATGAAAGCCGTGATTGAGAACCTGGATCTGAAGTCTCGTTCCTACCGGATTTCAGTGCAAAGTGTGACCGACAAAGGACACTCTGATAAGTTGCAATGTACTTTCCTGGTAGGACATGGTTTCCATATTGCGCCAACCCTCTTGGAGCTTCGGAGTGTCACTGCAACCTCGGCAGAGATCACTtggctgccaagaagcagtaactATACGCATACCGTGTATCTCAACGAGGAAGAATATGACGTGACAGAAAAGGGGGTTTATTGGTACACTTTCCGAAACCTGAAACCCAACACCCAGTACAATATCAAAGTGGAAACTCGAGCTCCTTTTGAAGAGTTTCCTCAAGGCCATTTGGAACGGATATCAAGAGCAATTACCATTACTACCCTATTAGTAGGATTACCCAATCCTCCCCTTGATGTCCAGGTTCACCCCAATTCTTCTTCAGAGTTTCTGATCATTAGCTGGTTGCCAGTAACCATTGATACAGCGGGATCATCCAATGGGGTTAAGGTCACTGGCTATGCTGTTTACATAAACGGATGGAAAGTCACAGAAGTGATGTCACCAACAGCTGGAAGGGTTTCGTTAGAAGCATCTCAACTGCGTATGTTTCATGGGCCCTGCAAGGTTTTTGTAAAGACTTTGTCCCCATATGGAGAATCTGTGGGTTCTGTGCCAGCTTTGATCCCAGCCACGATACTGAGCACCCCTCCTTCTTCATTGCCAACCCCTGTTCTCTGCAATCAGGCTGCCGAGTCTGACGATGGGTCTGTTGCTACAGGACGCAATGCATCTCCGTCCCTTCACTCCCACCCGTCTATATCCAACGCAGAGAGCAATTTCACAATTCACTTCACTTCTAATTGCCAAGAGTCAGGCACTTCTACACCAGGGGACATTCCTCAGAATCAGGAGTCCTCTCCAACTTGGGAAACTCTTCCAAAGGCAAGGCATAACGATAACGTGTTTTCcaatctctctccctctgtttgGAAGCAGTCTTCCGAATGTGTTTTTCCAGCATCAAGTTGTGCGGAATCAGCCAATTACACCCAAACAGAATCGCAAGTGTTTCCCGAAGGCTCTCAAAAGAAAAGGTCAAAAAAGTATTTCCTGAGTCAAAAAAGTCCCAAATTTAAAAGCAAAAAGGTCGACGTTCATGCAGTGACCCAGCCTGTGAATATTTCCAAAGATTCATTTTCCCAACACTATGCTGAGCATTCTGGCGCATCTTTTTGGAGTCCCAAATCCAGTGTTTCTTCAATCGAGTTTGCACCCCCAAAAGGTAGTCGTTCCAGACGGGCGGGACCCAATAATATCAGTCTTGAGGAAGAACTGGATGGTTTCCTGGAGAAGACACGCAGTCAACAGATGTCGCAGTTGTGCAAAGCGTTCATGGAGGGGGCTCAAGCGGAAGCAGAGCAAATATCAAGACCTGGAAGCTGGCGCTCTCCTCTTGGTCACCACAATAGTAATTCTGATTCCTCGGACTCTGAGGAAGAGGGGGAGTATCGGATACATTTTGCTTGCCCCCAAACTGCTGGGGTCCAGCGGAGGCCCATGTCTTCTCCAGAACTGGCAGAAACGGAAATGATAACCTGCCAAATCGTTCCCTCGCTGCCTAATCCAAGTCCTCAAGGGAACGTAGTTCTAGGACGTATACTCAATGAAGACTCAGAAAGATTGTTTGTCGCACTTTTTGACTACGACCCTCTGACAATGTCTCCTAACTCCGAGGCCGATGGAGAGGAATTGTCCTTTAAGGAGGGGCAAATCCTAAAGGTGTTTGGAGACAAAGACGGCAAAGGATATTATAGAGGCGAATGCCAAGAAAAACAAGGGTATATTCCTTGCCATATGGTATCCGAGATTTACATTGAAAGCAAGGAAGTGAAAGAACACCTGTTAAAGAAAAGTTACATCACAGAGGAGGATCTATGA